In one Platichthys flesus chromosome 3, fPlaFle2.1, whole genome shotgun sequence genomic region, the following are encoded:
- the LOC133933516 gene encoding cell division cycle protein 20 homolog B-like, producing the protein MAARRTELPAPPSAPGRDDMRDMFRDSVGKRRHYPFQEQNEACYLSYKRFRRWIHFPRSGTEAPAVSTPLTTGRRQREWSFELDTVCQRLELDSPPAHHEAARGGLQGALQETTLEGGLSHWATFTHLNTSHTIRDRERPAPPNIPQQGWMWRAAVEKPVSTQQTEADVRRCSLQPFTVLDKAPESPHGGSVMQLAAPSLLNDYYTNVLDCSCNGTVALALGSSVFLWNSETRALVGSLEPRPQTRRHQSVLSLCWSRDGRALCIGTRRGEVELWDVENKQNVRRLPSHLSVVGALSWQQQLLSSGSVLGRIHHLDPRAPAPLVGVAVQDEGICSLQWSPGDDWLASGSTDGLLRIWDRDIAGPTRTKQPVMTMKQPSAVKAMGWCPWQEKIIATGGGWKDGELRIWDTQSGTCVNSANTNSQICSLRWAEKKKCLVTGHGLPHHQVTCWSWGSASLQPVCQLTGHSGRVLHLASNPDSTQIYSAAADQCFRIWDL; encoded by the exons GAACAAAACGAGGCTTGTTACCTTTCATACAAACGTTTCAGGAGGTGGATCCACTTCCCCAGGAGCGGCACAGAGGCGCCTGCTGTGAGCACACCTCTGACCACTGGGCGGCGCCAGAGGGAGTGGAGCTTCGAGTTGGACACCGTGTGTCAGAGGCTGGAGTTGGACTCTCCACCCGCACACCATGAAGCAGCACGCGgaggcctgcagggggcgctgcaag AGACAACACTGGAGGGAGGTTTGTCCCACTGGGCGACCTTTACACATCTGAACACGTCACATACCATCAGGGACAGGGAACGACCTGCGCCACCCAATATCCCACAACAG GGATGGATGTGGAGAGCAGCAGTGGAAAAACCGGTCAGCACACAACAGACTG AAGCTGATGTGAGAAGATGTAGTTTGCAGCCATTCACAGTTCTGGACAAAGCTCCCGAGAGTCCACATGGAGggtcagtgatgcagctggcAGCGCCGTCACTTCTGAACGACTACT ACACTAATGTTCTCGACTGCAGTTGTAACGGTACGGTTGCATTAGCCCTGGGATCTTCTGTTTTCCTCTGGAATTCAGAAACCCGAGCTCTGGTGGGAAGTCTGGAGCCGAGGCCGCAAACAAGACGCCACCAGTCGGTCTTGTCTCTGTGCTGGAGCAGAGACGGCAGAGCTCTGTGCATTGGGACCAGGCGAGGGGAGGTTGAG CTGTGGGATGTTGAAAATAAGCAGAATGTGAGGCGTCTGCCGTCACACCTTTCTGTGGTCGGAGCCCTTTCCTGGCAGCAGCAGTTACTCAGCAG CGGCTCAGTTCTCGGACGCATCCATCACCTTGACCCTCGGGCTCCTGCACCTCTGGTTGGTGTGGCTGTGCAGGATGAGGGGATCTGCAGCCTCCAGTGGTCACCGGGAGACGACTGGCTGGCCAGCGGCTCCACAGACGGCCTCCTCCGTATATGGGACCGGGACATCGCAGGACCCACAAGGACAAAGCAGCCGGTGATGACAATGAAACAGCCCAGTGCTGTCAAG GCGATGGGATGGTGTCCATGGCAAGAGAAGATCATCGCTACAGGTGGAGGATGGAAAGACGGAGAGCTGAGAATCTGGGACACACAATCGGGGACTTGTGTGAATTCTGCCAACACCAACTCGCAG ATCTGTTCTCTACGATGGGCTGAAAAGAAGAAGTGTCTGGTCACAGGTCACGGCCTTCCTCATCACCAAGTCACCTGCTGGAGCTGGGGGTCTGCTTCCCTCCAGCCGGTCTGTCAGCTCACAG GTCATTCTGGTCGAGTTCTGCACTTGGCCTCAAACCCCGACAGTACTCAGATTTACTCTGCTGCAGCCGACCAGTGCTTCCGCATCTGGGACCTTTAA